The genome window CGCGACACCGAGCGGGCGCGCGCGGTGTGGCAGAACGATTCCGATCTCGACGCGCTGGAGGACTCGGTATTCCGCGATCTGCTCACCTTCATGATGGAGGATCCGCGCAATATATCCTTCTGCACGCATCTGCTGTTCTGCTCAAAGAACCTGGAGCGGATCGGCGATCACACAACGAATATATCGGAGACGATCGTTTATCTCGTCACCGGCGAGGCGATGCCTACAGAGCGGCCAAAATCGCGCGTCGCCGACTTCGGGAAGGATGAGGCGGCCCAATGAGTGACGTGACGTCCGCCGTTTTACAGCGGAGCGGGAAAAGCGATCGGGCGCCGCGCATCCTCGTCGTCGAGGACGAAACGTCGCTCGCGACGCTGCTCGTGTATAATCTCGAAGCTGAAGGCTATCAGGTCGAGCATGTCGACAATGGCGACGAAGCCGAGCTGCGGCTCGCGGAGTCGCCGCCGGATCTCGTCATTCTCGACTGGATGCTGCCCGGCGTTTCCGGACTTGAAATCTGCCGACGCCTGCGCGCGCGGGACAGCGCCAGAGACATGCCTGTCATCATGCTGACCGCGCGGGGCGAGGAAGGCGAGCGCGTGCGCGGTCTTTCCGTCGGCGCCGACGACTATGTCGTCAAGCCGTTTTCGACTCCGGAGCTGATGGCGCGGGTGCGCGCGCTGCTGCGCCGGGCGCGCCCCGAGCGCGTCGCCTCACGGCTGACTCTCGGCGATATCGACCTCGACCGCGACACCCGTCGCGTGCGGCGATCCGCCCGCGAAATCCACCTCGGTCCGACCGAATTCCGGCTGCTCGAATATTTTATGGAGAAGCCCGGACGCGTGTTCACGCGCGCGCAGCTGCTCGACAGCGTTTGGGGCATGTCGGCGGAGATCGACGAGCGCACGGTCGACGTCCATGTCGGACGGCTCCGCAAGGCGCTGATCCGCGGCCGCGAGAAGGATCCGATCCGCACGGTCCGCGGCGCGGGCTATTCCTTCGACGAAACCTTCGGACACGAGTGACGCGTCCGCCGACGCAGATTACGCGTAGCGCTGCGTTCGGAGCTGATCGCGCGCGCGGCGGCGATCCTGGGCCGGCTGATAGGCGACGCGCGCATGATAGGCGCAATACGGCCCGCCGCCAACAGTCGACTTGCAGCCGCAGAAGCGGAACTCCGGCGACGTCGGATCGCCCATCGGCCAGCGGCACATGGATTCGCGGAGCTCCATGATCGTGACGCGCTCCGAAATCGGGATCACCACTTCTTCTTCAGGCGCAAGCCGCGGCGCCGCCAGCGCATGCGGCGTGAACGCGAGCGCCAGATTGCCGTGCGAGGCGACGCCGTTCATGCGCGGGTGCGTCGGGCGAGGAGCTTTGGCCGCGCGCGGCCGCTGCGCGCTCGCCGTCTTGGCGCGTTCGGCGAGTCCGAGACGATGGATCTTTCCGATCACAGCGTTGCGGGTGATGCCCGGTCCAAGTTCAGCCGCCACTTGGCTGGCGCTTAGACCATCGGTCCAGAGCTTGCGGAGCAGTTCGACGCGTTCGTCGGTCCATGACATCAGGCTTCTCCATTCTTTCGGGTCGAGCGCGGCTCGGATGGTTCTTCCGACCGCAGCGCAGGCCTGAAGCCCTGCGGCGATGTGATTGCGCATCAACACTCGAGAGAACACGCCCAAACGAACTACGCGGGCGCCGACTAGAAACTTTCTATTTACTTTGAATCATGCGCGAGTCGCGCTGGCAAGCGTGCGCTGGCGTTCTCAACAGGCTTTCGGCGAGACTGTTGCTCGCAGGACTCACCCTTGCGCAGCCGCGCCCGCCGCTTTGACGCGAATGATCGAACCGCGCCATGGATTTGACCGCGTCGGGCGGCGCGCTTAAAATCCGCTCTGAACTGCCGCCCGAAAAGGGCGGCGCTTTGTTTTTCGAGCTTCCTCTGGCTAAAGCCAGCGACGGGAGCATGGAGCAGGGCTTTTGACGTCAGCGCTTTATCCGACCTATCCGCGCGCCGATCTTGCGTTCAAACATGGCGAAGGCGCGTGGTTGACTGCGGAAAACGGCGACCGCTATCTCGATTTCAGCGCGGGCGTCGCCGTACTGTCGCTCGGCCACAATCACCCGCGCCTCGTCGAGACCTTGAAGCGCGCGGCGGAAGAACCGTGGCATGTCTCCAATCTCTTCCGCATCCCGCAAGCCGAGCGGCTCGCCGAGCGGCTCTGCGACGCCA of Methylocystis sp. SC2 contains these proteins:
- a CDS encoding GcrA family cell cycle regulator, which produces MSWTDERVELLRKLWTDGLSASQVAAELGPGITRNAVIGKIHRLGLAERAKTASAQRPRAAKAPRPTHPRMNGVASHGNLALAFTPHALAAPRLAPEEEVVIPISERVTIMELRESMCRWPMGDPTSPEFRFCGCKSTVGGGPYCAYHARVAYQPAQDRRRARDQLRTQRYA
- the phoB gene encoding phosphate regulon transcriptional regulator PhoB, with product MSDVTSAVLQRSGKSDRAPRILVVEDETSLATLLVYNLEAEGYQVEHVDNGDEAELRLAESPPDLVILDWMLPGVSGLEICRRLRARDSARDMPVIMLTARGEEGERVRGLSVGADDYVVKPFSTPELMARVRALLRRARPERVASRLTLGDIDLDRDTRRVRRSAREIHLGPTEFRLLEYFMEKPGRVFTRAQLLDSVWGMSAEIDERTVDVHVGRLRKALIRGREKDPIRTVRGAGYSFDETFGHE